One Microbacterium keratanolyticum DNA window includes the following coding sequences:
- a CDS encoding lactonase family protein, with protein sequence MTRFWLGGYGGDMGGTADGIGLLAGDDGRAPTTLAYRGVAAAALSPSWLAQHPTLDVVYAALEGAGTVQAYARSGESTLAPLGDPVEAGSDVCHIAVAPDARSLIASCFGDGRVVRILLDPAGVPMADAAHKAAALRAALLGATAEAQVPAGVGAAASDPYALDGEPRASHAHAAAFLPDGRIATTDLGFDLVRIWRVGAEGLRIDHEVVLPRGTGPRHMVVHPSGHLHVVTELSAEVFTLAAGRDGTWAIVSSTTSSLIANVGADFPSELARSRDGETLYTALRGSNTIAALRVKGSGETVEPLSVTDSGVDWPRHILVHEGLLLVAGQRSDDITVVDLDERTGAAGSIRHHAPAPAPTHFLPVR encoded by the coding sequence ATGACGCGATTCTGGCTCGGCGGTTACGGCGGTGACATGGGTGGGACGGCCGACGGCATCGGCCTGCTCGCCGGTGATGACGGCCGTGCGCCCACGACGCTCGCCTATCGGGGCGTGGCAGCGGCGGCACTCTCGCCGTCGTGGTTGGCGCAGCATCCGACGCTCGACGTCGTCTACGCGGCACTCGAAGGGGCCGGCACGGTGCAGGCCTACGCCCGCTCCGGTGAATCGACGCTCGCTCCGCTCGGCGATCCTGTTGAGGCAGGGTCTGATGTCTGCCACATCGCCGTCGCGCCGGACGCGCGCTCGCTCATCGCGAGCTGCTTCGGCGACGGCCGCGTGGTGCGGATTCTGCTGGACCCCGCGGGTGTGCCGATGGCGGATGCTGCGCACAAGGCGGCGGCTCTGCGCGCGGCGCTGCTGGGTGCGACCGCCGAAGCTCAGGTTCCCGCGGGCGTCGGCGCAGCCGCATCCGACCCCTATGCTCTCGACGGCGAGCCACGCGCCTCGCATGCGCACGCCGCCGCGTTCCTGCCGGACGGGCGCATCGCCACGACGGACCTCGGCTTCGACCTGGTGCGCATCTGGCGCGTCGGCGCAGAAGGGCTGCGGATCGACCACGAGGTCGTGCTCCCGCGCGGCACGGGCCCACGGCACATGGTGGTGCACCCGAGCGGGCACCTGCACGTCGTGACCGAGCTCTCGGCCGAGGTGTTCACCCTCGCTGCAGGGCGCGACGGCACGTGGGCGATCGTGTCGTCGACGACGAGCTCGTTGATCGCGAACGTGGGCGCGGACTTCCCGTCCGAGCTCGCCCGTTCGCGTGACGGCGAGACGCTCTACACCGCCCTTCGCGGCAGCAACACGATCGCGGCGCTGCGGGTGAAGGGCTCCGGCGAGACCGTCGAGCCGCTGTCCGTCACCGATTCGGGTGTCGACTGGCCACGGCACATCCTCGTGCACGAGGGCCTGCTGCTCGTCGCGGGCCAGCGCTCGGACGACATCACTGTGGTCGACCTCGATGAGCGCACAGGCGCGGCAGGCAGCATCCGCCATCACGCCCCGGCGCCCGC